ATCCTCCCGTATCATTTTTTCTGTCTCATATGACTCTTTCCCCCAAAGCATTGTTGCAGGGAGTATCTCAACGCGGTCATTGAGAATCGTCACATAGACCGGTTCAGGCGATTTACCCTCGAAGATAAGGAGGTCGTAACCCGAATACTTCAAATTAGAGCCAAAGTAGCCGCCGCAGCAGGGACTTGATACACAGTTGCTGAGCGGGGATTTGGCGGAAGCAATAAAGCGGCTCGCTGACGGCGCACCGCTGCCCGTCAATGGGCCTGTGGAAAAAATGAGTTTATTCTCAGGGCTCAAGGCATCGATGAGAGGATCGATTTCATCAAAGACGATCTTGTCGCACATGCCCCGACCTCCGATGTACTCCTGCATAAGGTAAGTCGGCATTTCTTCTACCCTGCTGCTACCCTTGGTCAAATCAATTCTCAATATTCTTCCGTTCCAACCAAACATATTAGCCCTCCTTTAACTGTAAACATATATGTTCTCTTTTGGAGCTTATTCTATTGTAATTGACATATGTAAAAACTCTTTATAAACAATCTGATTATTTCGCTTATATTCTATTCCCAATCCATTTATTGTTTCCCCTTCACCTCGACAGTATTTTAGGGAGGTCTTCGGGAGAACAAAGGAGCTCCTTCTCCATAATTGCCTCAAAGTTGTCACTATCGTGTATAATCGACAGGATTTGTTTGATCGATTTAATAGCAGAAAAAACAACTATTGCGGGAAGACTGACACGAGCCACGCCACAGGCACGCAATTGTCCAATTGTGAGCGTCTTGATGTTATAAGGCATTCCTGCTGCGATGCTGACAGGGCCTTGTATCCCGTCAACCAGGCGCTTGGCTTCATCAGGTGTCGACACCATTGTCACAAAAATCAAGTCAGCTCCGGCCTGCAAGTACCTGTTTCCCCGTATAATAGCCTCATCTATTCCCTTGTTGCGGTCATCACTTACAGCCAATATATCTGTGCGAGCATTGATTACCATATCTGCCGTCTGCTTGTTCCTTGCCGCCTCACACGCTGCCTTGATTTTCTCAACCATAAGGTCCGGGTCTATCACGCCCTTGCCTTTAGAAGGCGGCAGGATCTGATCTTCAAGGTTGATACCGGACGCACCGATATCCAGGAAGGCACCTACGGTGTTATATACGGTTGCCGGAGGACCAAAACCATCTTCCCCGTCTGCCATCACAGGGATATTTACCGCTTGCACAATGTCCCGTGTTATGGCAAGGTTTCTGTTCAAATCTACGGCTTGTTCCGGCGCAGCCAGCGAGGCCAGTCCCATGCTGAATCCCGAGCATTGCACCGCTTTGAATCCTGCTATCTGAATAAGTCGCGCACTTAGTGCATCATACGCATCAGGCATCACGAGGGGACGCTCGATCTTAAGCAGCTCCTTTAGCATCTGTCGGTTGTTGATATGGTTGTTCATAATTCATCTCCTTTTGACAATTTACCTCCTGATAGCAGGAGTAGTTTTGCATGTTCAAAGCAAACCGGACTATTGGCCCTTAAACAATCTGAATAGCAAGCCTCTTTTCCGGCAAGTGTCAGGAGGGGGCTTGCATGAATCGCACTTTTTTTCATTGTTTTTTGCCTGCCCGCCGGCATATATTTTGTATTCTGTCATGAGGGGATCGCAATATTTTTGCCGGGAGGAAGGCGCAATATAGTTCTTTACAGTGAGTCTATTGGTGATTTCTTCGGCTATATTAACATCAACTTCTCTCCCTTCATTATAAATATTTGCAAATATCTCATTCAGTCCTAAAACGCCTGATTGGGTACCGTAAGGGAAAGACAACATACGAAAACCGGATATT
This sequence is a window from Pseudomonadota bacterium. Protein-coding genes within it:
- a CDS encoding isocitrate lyase/PEP mutase family protein; translated protein: MNNHINNRQMLKELLKIERPLVMPDAYDALSARLIQIAGFKAVQCSGFSMGLASLAAPEQAVDLNRNLAITRDIVQAVNIPVMADGEDGFGPPATVYNTVGAFLDIGASGINLEDQILPPSKGKGVIDPDLMVEKIKAACEAARNKQTADMVINARTDILAVSDDRNKGIDEAIIRGNRYLQAGADLIFVTMVSTPDEAKRLVDGIQGPVSIAAGMPYNIKTLTIGQLRACGVARVSLPAIVVFSAIKSIKQILSIIHDSDNFEAIMEKELLCSPEDLPKILSR